A genome region from Deinococcus planocerae includes the following:
- a CDS encoding TetR/AcrR family transcriptional regulator translates to MARSTPGSTPPARLSGDERRAAVIEAAIEEFAQRGYAGGSTEAIARRVGISQPYVFRLFGTKRELFLAAVDAVFVHIQRVFTAAAHSTQGDKLDAMGHAYEGLRSRRHELLLLLQAFSASGEDEIRQEVRRRYRALFGEVRALSGASHTQAQNFFATGMLITIASVLDLPELLTWEGH, encoded by the coding sequence ATGGCCCGCTCCACCCCTGGCTCCACGCCCCCCGCCCGGCTGTCGGGCGACGAGCGGCGCGCGGCGGTGATCGAGGCGGCCATCGAGGAGTTCGCCCAGCGCGGCTACGCCGGGGGTTCGACGGAAGCCATCGCGCGGCGCGTGGGCATCTCGCAGCCCTACGTCTTTCGCCTCTTCGGCACCAAGCGGGAACTCTTCCTGGCCGCCGTGGACGCGGTCTTCGTGCACATCCAGCGGGTCTTCACCGCTGCCGCCCACTCCACCCAGGGGGACAAGCTGGACGCGATGGGCCACGCCTACGAGGGGCTGCGCTCGCGGCGCCACGAGTTGCTGCTGCTGCTCCAGGCCTTCAGCGCCAGCGGGGAGGACGAGATCCGCCAGGAGGTGCGCCGCCGCTACCGGGCGCTGTTCGGGGAAGTGCGCGCCCTGTCCGGTGCCTCGCACACGCAGGCCCAGAACTTCTTCGCCACCGGCATGCTGATCACCATCGCCTCGGTCCTCGACCTCCCGGAGCTGCTGACCTGGGAGGGCCACTGA
- a CDS encoding alpha/beta fold hydrolase, producing the protein MTLPTPDLDTQVSHQFAHNGGVRLHYVTLGEGPLIVMLHGFPDFWYTWRWQMPALAEEYRVAAPDLRGYNLSGQPRGGEHYAMPHLLGDVAAVIRDLGEERAILVGHDWGGAIAWQFAMHFPHMVERLVILNLPHPQGLARELARNPEQQKNSGYARTFQEEGAHERLDLEWLIRWVRDDGARARYREALGRSDFEALLHYYKQNYPRPPYPEPQGPVVKVQAPTLVIHGLGDEALLPGGLNDTWQWVERDLTLVTLPGAGHFVQHDAAEAVTRVLTNWLARGPLP; encoded by the coding sequence ATGACGCTCCCCACCCCGGACCTCGACACCCAGGTCTCGCACCAGTTCGCCCACAACGGGGGCGTCCGATTGCACTACGTCACCCTGGGCGAGGGCCCCCTCATCGTGATGCTGCACGGCTTCCCGGACTTCTGGTACACCTGGCGCTGGCAGATGCCCGCGCTCGCCGAGGAGTACCGGGTGGCCGCCCCCGACCTGCGCGGCTACAACCTCAGCGGCCAGCCCAGGGGGGGCGAGCACTACGCCATGCCGCACCTGCTGGGCGACGTGGCGGCCGTCATCCGGGACCTCGGCGAGGAGCGGGCCATCCTGGTGGGACACGACTGGGGCGGGGCGATTGCCTGGCAGTTCGCCATGCACTTCCCGCACATGGTCGAGCGCCTCGTCATCCTGAACCTGCCGCACCCGCAGGGCCTGGCACGCGAATTGGCCCGCAATCCCGAGCAGCAGAAAAACAGCGGGTACGCGCGCACTTTCCAGGAGGAAGGCGCCCACGAACGGCTCGACCTGGAGTGGTTGATCCGCTGGGTGCGGGACGACGGGGCCCGCGCCCGCTACCGGGAGGCTTTGGGCCGCTCGGACTTCGAGGCGTTGCTGCACTACTACAAGCAGAATTACCCGCGTCCGCCGTACCCGGAGCCCCAGGGCCCCGTCGTCAAGGTGCAGGCCCCCACCCTGGTGATCCACGGGCTGGGCGACGAGGCCCTGCTGCCTGGGGGCCTGAACGACACCTGGCAGTGGGTGGAGCGCGACCTGACCCTGGTCACGCTGCCGGGGGCGGGGCACTTCGTGCAGCATGACGCGGCGGAGGCCGTAACGCGGGTGCTGACGAATTGGCTGGCTCGGGGCCCCCTCCCCTAA
- a CDS encoding dihydrofolate reductase family protein — MGLLTFSLNVTLDGCVDHQEGIADDETHAFFTRLMAEAGAMLWGRVTYEMMESSWPAVARGDEEALPAMREWALKLEAKPKYVVSSTRTRFSWTNSHHLVGDLRTSVQKLKDATPDGVLLGSGKLAAELDRLDLIDEYKFLVHPRIVGHGPALYQDGLSSTRQLDLVSATPLGNGVVAMHYRRARG; from the coding sequence ATGGGCCTCTTGACCTTCAGCCTCAACGTCACCCTCGACGGGTGCGTCGACCACCAGGAGGGCATCGCCGACGACGAGACCCACGCCTTCTTCACTCGCCTCATGGCCGAGGCAGGGGCCATGCTGTGGGGCCGCGTCACCTACGAGATGATGGAGAGCTCCTGGCCGGCGGTCGCTCGTGGCGACGAGGAGGCGCTGCCGGCGATGCGCGAGTGGGCGCTCAAGCTGGAGGCCAAGCCGAAGTACGTGGTGTCGTCGACGCGAACGCGCTTCTCGTGGACCAACAGCCATCACCTCGTCGGCGACTTGCGCACGAGCGTGCAAAAGCTCAAGGACGCGACCCCTGACGGTGTGCTCCTCGGGAGCGGCAAGCTCGCAGCCGAGCTGGACCGGTTGGATCTGATTGACGAGTACAAGTTTCTCGTCCACCCCAGAATCGTCGGCCATGGCCCGGCCCTGTACCAGGACGGGCTATCCAGCACGCGACAGCTTGATCTGGTCTCGGCGACGCCGCTCGGCAACGGCGTGGTCGCGATGCACTACCGGCGCGCGCGCGGCTAG
- a CDS encoding tyrosine-type recombinase/integrase, which produces MVKAHLRELGPQKEDVPVIGQMPEAVRRSLRALCQREGIPDLGLHALRHTAGTRLTRAGFQLQDAAGYLGPVGRRPTQGAPAGPVKETTLLPGVENITAP; this is translated from the coding sequence GTGGTAAAGGCGCACCTGCGGGAGTTGGGTCCGCAAAAAGAAGACGTGCCGGTGATCGGGCAGATGCCGGAAGCGGTGCGGAGGAGCCTACGCGCCCTCTGCCAGCGGGAAGGCATTCCCGACCTGGGCCTGCACGCGCTGCGGCACACGGCGGGGACGCGGCTGACGCGGGCGGGCTTTCAACTACAGGACGCGGCAGGGTACCTGGGACCAGTGGGCCGACGACCGACTCAAGGAGCACCTGCGGGGCCTGTGAAGGAAACGACGCTCCTGCCCGGTGTCGAGAACATCACAGCCCCGTAG
- a CDS encoding NAD(P)/FAD-dependent oxidoreductase has protein sequence MTDLPTARHALVIGGSMAGLLAARVLSEHYDEVVVLDRDVFPETPDHRAGVPQSHHAHGLLPRGHEILTGLFPGLLASLARGGAFHTREGIPVLQVTPAGKLPAAPLGGQGEYLAFSRFLLEWHVRQWLREHANVRFLPSTEVTRLVSNADGTAVTGVHVRSRDGREGPEVVPADLVVEASGRASRLGGWLQDLGYGPVPEESVASDIGYASRFYRRPEGFPAPWHGLIINGRPPHNPRAGLILPVEDGRWHVTLGGFAGHHPPTDEAGFLAWARDLPDPGLYEAIRVAQPLTPIRGYRTPTNTWRHFERLPRWPRGLVALGDAVCHYNPIYGQGISAAAVSAEALETSLKAGGPDFEQAFQRALARVVAVPWQIATGEDLRWPGVRLTGAGTGPGLRLRHAYGNLVLGQAVRDGVVAGAFLDMIMNLRPPSVLARPAILARVLGGSLARALGRTGQDAPPALSPEAVSLLRARPDAAPFPGRTA, from the coding sequence ATGACCGACCTCCCCACCGCCCGACACGCCCTCGTCATCGGGGGCAGCATGGCGGGCCTGCTCGCCGCCCGCGTCCTGAGTGAGCATTACGACGAGGTGGTGGTGCTCGACCGCGACGTGTTCCCGGAGACCCCCGATCACCGGGCGGGCGTGCCGCAGTCGCATCATGCCCACGGCCTGCTGCCCCGCGGGCACGAGATTCTGACCGGGCTGTTCCCCGGCCTGCTCGCCTCGCTGGCCCGGGGCGGCGCCTTTCACACCCGGGAAGGCATCCCCGTCTTGCAGGTGACGCCCGCCGGGAAACTCCCGGCCGCGCCGCTGGGCGGGCAGGGCGAGTACCTCGCCTTCAGCCGCTTCCTGCTGGAATGGCACGTGCGGCAGTGGCTGCGCGAGCACGCGAACGTCCGCTTCCTTCCGTCCACCGAGGTGACCCGGCTGGTATCCAACGCGGACGGGACAGCCGTGACGGGCGTGCACGTTCGTTCCCGCGACGGGCGGGAGGGCCCCGAGGTCGTGCCCGCCGACCTGGTGGTCGAGGCGAGCGGTCGGGCCTCCAGGCTGGGCGGCTGGCTCCAGGACCTCGGGTACGGTCCGGTCCCCGAGGAGAGCGTCGCCTCCGATATCGGGTACGCCTCGCGCTTCTACCGGCGCCCCGAGGGGTTTCCCGCCCCGTGGCACGGCCTGATCATCAACGGGCGTCCGCCGCACAACCCGCGGGCGGGCCTGATCCTGCCGGTCGAGGACGGGCGCTGGCACGTGACCCTGGGCGGCTTCGCGGGGCACCACCCGCCCACCGACGAGGCGGGCTTCCTGGCCTGGGCCCGGGACTTACCCGACCCCGGCCTGTACGAGGCGATCCGCGTCGCCCAGCCTCTGACCCCCATCCGCGGCTACCGCACGCCCACGAACACCTGGCGGCACTTCGAGCGCCTTCCGCGCTGGCCGCGCGGCCTGGTCGCCCTGGGAGACGCCGTGTGCCACTACAACCCCATCTACGGGCAGGGGATCAGCGCGGCGGCCGTGAGCGCCGAGGCGCTGGAGACGAGCCTGAAGGCGGGTGGGCCGGACTTCGAGCAGGCCTTCCAGCGGGCGCTCGCCCGCGTCGTGGCCGTGCCCTGGCAGATCGCCACGGGTGAGGACCTGCGCTGGCCGGGCGTGCGGCTCACCGGGGCGGGCACGGGGCCAGGCCTGCGGCTGCGGCATGCCTACGGGAACCTGGTGCTGGGGCAGGCCGTGCGGGACGGGGTGGTGGCGGGCGCCTTTCTGGACATGATCATGAACCTCCGTCCGCCCTCGGTCCTCGCGCGTCCAGCCATCCTGGCGCGGGTCCTGGGAGGCAGCCTCGCCCGCGCGCTGGGCAGGACGGGACAGGACGCGCCGCCCGCCCTCTCCCCGGAGGCGGTCTCGCTCCTGCGCGCCCGCCCGGACGCGGCGCCCTTCCCCGGGAGGACCGCATGA
- a CDS encoding N-6 DNA methylase, whose product MQRLSRDLGREFKYISDSFESRCDDLRAELASDGIEGEQLGRLLESRDEYTAERVFWVPPEARWANIQNQATRPDIATRIDDAVLAVERDNANLKGRLPRDYARRGIESVKMAGLINLIAGIGFKGSRGKARDTLGRVYEYFLGKFAAAEGKLGGEFYTPRSVMRVLIEMLEPYEGRIYDPACGSGGMFVQSEKFVEAYGGQRTDVSIFGQESNPTTWRLAHMNLAIHGVEARLGEQPADTFLRDQHPDLKADFVLANPPFNVSDWSGQLLRGDVRWTYGDPPPGNANYAWIQHFIHHLAPPNGRGGGTAGFVMANGSLARDIGAEGDIRRKIVEADLVDCIVALPAQLFFTTGIPVRLVM is encoded by the coding sequence GTGCAGCGGCTTTCCCGCGACCTGGGGCGGGAGTTCAAGTACATCTCCGACAGCTTCGAGAGCCGCTGCGACGACCTAAGGGCCGAGCTGGCGAGCGACGGCATTGAGGGCGAACAGCTCGGGCGCCTGCTCGAATCCCGCGACGAGTACACGGCCGAGCGGGTCTTCTGGGTGCCCCCCGAAGCGCGCTGGGCGAACATCCAGAACCAGGCGACGCGCCCCGACATCGCCACACGGATTGACGACGCGGTCCTCGCCGTCGAACGGGACAACGCGAACCTCAAGGGCAGGCTACCCCGCGACTATGCCCGTCGCGGCATTGAGTCGGTGAAGATGGCTGGGCTGATCAACCTCATCGCCGGTATCGGCTTCAAGGGCAGCCGCGGCAAGGCCCGTGACACGCTCGGCCGGGTGTACGAGTACTTTCTCGGCAAATTCGCCGCCGCCGAGGGCAAGCTGGGCGGCGAGTTCTACACTCCGCGCTCAGTCATGCGCGTACTGATCGAGATGCTGGAGCCCTACGAGGGCCGCATTTACGATCCCGCATGCGGCAGCGGCGGCATGTTCGTCCAGTCGGAGAAGTTCGTCGAGGCCTATGGCGGCCAGCGCACCGACGTCTCCATCTTCGGGCAGGAGAGCAACCCCACGACGTGGCGCCTCGCCCACATGAACCTCGCCATCCACGGCGTCGAGGCGAGGCTGGGCGAGCAGCCAGCCGACACGTTCCTCCGCGACCAGCACCCCGACCTCAAGGCCGACTTCGTCCTCGCCAACCCGCCGTTCAACGTCAGCGACTGGTCGGGCCAACTCCTCCGCGGCGACGTGCGCTGGACCTATGGCGACCCACCCCCTGGCAACGCCAATTACGCCTGGATTCAGCACTTCATCCACCATCTCGCCCCGCCCAACGGTCGGGGTGGTGGCACGGCTGGGTTCGTGATGGCCAACGGTAGCCTGGCGCGCGACATCGGCGCAGAGGGGGACATCCGCCGCAAGATCGTCGAGGCCGACCTCGTCGACTGCATCGTCGCGCTGCCCGCGCAGCTCTTCTTCACCACCGGCATCCCCGTCCGCCTCGTCATGTAG
- a CDS encoding DUF1016 N-terminal domain-containing protein: MTGDFPLLGDYAALLGELKDRIRSAQTRAALAVNRELVLLYWQIGRAILER; this comes from the coding sequence ATGACGGGGGACTTCCCCCTCCTCGGGGACTACGCGGCGCTGCTGGGCGAACTGAAAGACCGCATCCGGTCAGCCCAGACGCGGGCTGCCCTGGCGGTGAATCGGGAACTCGTGCTGCTGTACTGGCAGATTGGGCGGGCCATCCTCGAGCGGTAG